GCGATCTCGACGTGCCGTGCCTGAAGGTTGACGACGAGCTGGGCGGTTTCCGCGCAGCGGAGCATTTGGCGAAGCTCGGCCACCGGCGGATTGCCGGTTTGTTCAAAACCGACGATTTTCAGGGCGTGTACCGGATGCGGGGATTTTTGCGCTGCCTGCGCGAACGGCAGCTGGCGCTCGCTCCGGGCTTTCTGGTTCGTTATACGACCGAGGAGAAGACGTCGAAGCCGGAGCTGGCGCTGGCCGCGCTGCTGGACCTGGAGCCGGGCGACCGGCCGACCGCGATTGTCTGCTACAACGACGAGCTTGCCGTCAGGCTGCTCGACGTCGTGAGGCGCAAAGGGCTGGCCGTGCCCGCCGAGCTGTCCGTCGTCGGCTTCGACAACGCTTCGCTGGCGACGGCGACGGAAGTGAAGCTGACGACGTTCGAGCACCCGAAGACGGCCATGGGCGAGGATGCGGTCGCGCTGCTGACGGAGCTGGTGAACCGGCGAGGCGGCGGGCGGCAGCCGGAGGATATCGTATACGAGCCGAAGCTGATCGAGCGCGAATCGGCAGGACCCGCTCCCGTGTCCGGTGCAAAATAGGGCGTGACACACTTGTACGTACAAGTTATAATGATCGTAACGAATTGAATTCCGAAGGCCGGCCGGATGACGGCCGGTCCGATCGTTGCGGGAGGGGCTTGATTCATGCTGGAAGCGTTAAAAGAAGCCGTGTGGGAAGCGAATATGGATTTGCCGAAGTACGGCCTCGTCACGTTCACGTGGGGCAACGTGAGCGGCGTTGACCGCGAGCGCGGTCTTATGGCCATTAAACCGAGCGGCGTTCCTTACGAGGAGCTGCGGCCGGAGCATATCGTCATCGTCGATTTGGAAGGCACCGTGGTTGAAGGCAGCCTGCGGCCGTCCTCCGATACGCCGACGCATGCCGCGCTTTACCGCGCGTTCGATGGGATCGGCGGCATCGTCCACACCCATTCGCCGTGGGCGACCAGCTGGGCGCAGGCCGGACGGGGCATCCCGGCGCTCGGCACGACGCACGGGGATTATTTCTACGGCGAGATTCCGTGCACGCGGCCGATGACCGAGCAGGAAATTACGGGCGAATACGAGCTCGAGACCGGAAACGTTATTATTGAAACGTTCGTCAAGGGCGGCATCGACCCGCTGCAGGTTCCCGCCGCGCTCGTCTTCAGCCATGCGCCGTTCGTCTGGGGCAAAGACGCTCACAATGCGGTGCACAACGCGGTCGTCGTCGAGGAAGTGGCGAAAATGGGGCTGCAAACCTTTATGCTGAATCCGAACGCGCAGCCGATGGACCAGAACCTGCTGGACCGCCATTATTTGCGCAAACACGGGAAAAACGCGTATTACGGCCAAAAATAAGCGGAGAACGGGCCTGCCTTGCATGGTCACGGGAAGCTCCGCAAAAACAAGCGGATGAGCGGGCCACCGAGCAGGGTCACGGAAGCTCTTCGCAAAACAAGACGGCGCCTTTTGCAGCCAGTTTTTTGCTCCACAAAATATTTAGGAGGTCTACTATGTCCAAATACGCCATTGGAGTCGATTACGGGACCGAATCGGGACGAGCGGTGCTCGTCCGTCTCGCGGACGGCGAGGAAATCGCCGATCATGTCACGCCCTACCGCCACGGCGTCATCGACGAAAAGCTGCCGGATACCGGCCTGAAGCTCGAATACGACTGGGCGCTGCAGCACCCGAACGATTACATGGAGGTGCTCGAGCAATCCGTGCCTGCGGTTGTAAGGGCTTCCGGCATCGATCCGGCCGATATTATCGGCTTCGGCATCGATTTTACGGCATGTACGATGCTGCCGATCGACGAAGAGGGCCGGCCGCTCTGCTTCCTGCCGGCGTACAAAGCGAATCCGCACAGCTGGGTCAAGCTGTGGAAGCATCATGCGGCTCAGGACGAGGCGAACGAAATTAACCGGATCGCGGCCGAGCGCGGCGAAGCGTTCTTGGCCCGGTACGGGGGCAAAATATCCTCCGAGTGGATGATCGCCAAAGGCTGGCAGATCTTGAACGAGGCGCCGGAGATTTATGAAGCGGCCGACAAGTTCGTCGAAGCGACCGATTGGGTGATCGGCCAGTTGACGGGCAACATCGTCCGCAACAGCTGCACCGCGGGTTACAAAGCGATTTGGCATAAACGGGACGGTTACCCGGGCAAACCGTTTTTCAAAGCGCTCGACCCCCGTCTTGAGCAGTTGACGGAAACGAAGCTGCGCGGCGACGTGCAGCCGCTCGGCACGAAGGCCGGCGGGCTGACGCCCGAGATGGCGGCGCGGATCGGTCTTGCGCCGGGCACCGCGGTCGCGGTCGGCAACGTCGACGCCCATGCCGCCGTGCCGGCGGTTGGGGTTGTGACGCCGGGCAAGCTTGTCATGGCGATGGGCACGTCCATCTGTCACATGCTGCTCGGCACGGCGGAAAAGGAAGTCGAAGGCATGTGCGGCGTCGTGGAGGACGGCATTATTCCGGGTTATTTCGGGTACGAAGCGGGGCAATCCGCGGTCGGCGACATTTTCGCCTGGTTTGTGGACGAGGCCGTTCCCGCCTATGTGGCGGAGGCGGCGAAAACGGAAGGCGTCGGCGTGCACGACTGGCTCGAGCGCAAAGCGTCCGAGCTGAAGCCGGGCGAGTCCGGCGTGCTCGCGCTCGATTGGTGGAACGGCAACCGTTCCGTTCTGGTCGATACGGATTTGACCGGCGTGTTCGTCGGCCTTACGCTGCTGACGAAGCCCCAGGACATGTACCGCGCGCTGCTGGAGGCGACGGCGTTCGGCACGCGCAAAATCGTCGAGGCGTTCCAGGGCAGCGGCGTCGAAGTGAACGAGCTGTACGCCTGCGGCGGCCTGCCGCAAAAAAACCGGCTGCTGATGCAAATCTACGCGGACGTGACGAACCGCGAAATTAAAATCGCGGCATCGAAGCAGACGCCGGCGCTCGGCGCGGCGATGTTCGGGGCGGTTGCCGCGGGCTCGGCCAAAGGCGGCTACGACAATATCGTCGAAGCGGCCGCCCGCATGGGCCGCGTGCGCGAGGAGACGTTCAAGCCGATTCCCGCAAACGTTGCGGTTTACGACCGGCTGTACGCGGAGTACAACGCGCTGCACGATTATTTCGGCCGCGGCGCCAACGACGTCATGAAGCGGCTGAAGGCGATCAAGGAAGCGGCAAGTACACGCGAATAGGCTGCGAGTATAAGGAAGGTCCGGCATCCCCGGTTTGGGCGGTGCCGGACCTCTTTGTGTTAACGCGTTATCCCTCCTCTTCAGCCTCGGCTCTCGTATCGTCGTCAACATTTTGCTGCTGCGCATCCGGGTGATATTCGAAGCTGTCCTGGAACTGCTGCTCGGCAGCCATGTCCTCGAACTCATCCTCGCGCGGGAATCCGGGTCCCCTCACCACCAGCTCAAGCGACACCGTATCGCGCGGCTGCAGCGGATAGAAAAGGAACGTTTGCGGAATGCGCCTGCCGTTCAAGCGCAAAATGACGTCGATGTTGCCGGTAATGAAGACGCCGTCCACGGCGACGATCCGTCCGCCGAAGCCGAACCGGACGACGCCCGTTGCAGCGAGCGCCTGGTAAATGGTGATCCCCCGGAAAAACCGGACCGGGTGCGTTCTCGTCAGCCACGGGAAAAACCGCCCGCCGTTAATGAACACAAAGACGAACTGGAAGCCCGGCCCCGGCGGGAACGGCGGCGGCGGGGGCGGGAACGGTCCGGGTCCCGGCGGGAACGGCGGAGGGAACGGCCCAGGCCCAGGCCCAGGTCCAGGCCCCGGTCCGGGTCCCGGCGGAAATGGCGGCGGGAACGGTCCAGGCCCAGGTCCAGGCCCCGGCCCGGGTCCGGGTCCCGGTCCCGGCGGGGGAGGAGGGAATCCCGGTCCCGGTCCCATGCCGCGCGGCTCCCCGCAGCAGCCGCAATAACCGCCCGCAAAAGCGGGGTAAGTATTGGCGTAGCTGCCTGGAACGTTTCCGGAAGCGTACGGGTTATACCACATGTACACACTTCTCCTTTTGCAAAATGGATAGGGAATGCTCTCCCTACATGATATGGGCGAGTGCCTATCCATTTTCCTGTCCCGGAAGTAAAAGTTTCACGCTTGGACAGGTTTCGACGGGTTCATTCGAGGAACCCGGCAAACGACGGGGCGGGTTAAGCGGCGGAATCAGGCGGTTTAACGGACAAGCCAGGCCAATCCGGGTGTTTTCGACAGAAGGCCTCCCGCTGCAAACAGACGCATGATTAGATTGAACCGGCGGCCGGTTCGTCGGCAGGGGGTCGGCGATGCCGTTGCGAACCAGCGAAAATGGACGCAAAAAAACAGGACCGCCGGCGGAAAATCCGCAGACGATCCTGTTTCTATTTGCCGGAGTAGGCTTTTACTTCGCCGCGTCGTAACGCTTGCCTACTTCCGCCCAGTTGACGACATTCCAGAACGCTGCAATGTAGTCGGGGCGTTTGTTTTGATATTTCAGGTAATACGCGTGCTCCCATACGTCCAGACCGAGCAGCGGCGTATCGCCTTCCATGATCGGGCTGTCCTGGTTCGGCAGGCTGTACACTTTCAGCTTGCCGTCCTTGCCGAGCGCGAGCCATGCCCAGCCGCTGCCGAAACGGGTTGCAGCCGCTTTCGCGAAATCTTCCTTGAATTTATCGAAGCCGCCCAGCTCGTTTGCAATCGCGTCGGCCAGTGCGCCGCTCGGCGCGCCGCCTGCGTTTGGAGCGATCGTCTGCCAGAACAGGCTGTGGTTGGCATGTCCGCCGCCGTTGTTGCGGACCGCGGTGCGGATCGATTCCGGAACCGCGTTCAGATCGGCGATCAGGTCCTCGACGGATTTGCTTTGCAGCTCGGGAGCGGACTCCAGCGCAGCATTCAGGTTCGTCACGTACGTATTATGGTGACGATCGTGGTGAATTTCCATCGTTTGCGCATCGATGTGCGGCTCGAGCGCATTGTTCGGATAAGGAAGTGCAGGTAATTGATGGGCCATTAATGACTACCTCCTGATTCGTTTATGTATTCTTTTTCATACCCATTATCTAACTTCCGCTCTAATAAATCAACAAAAATGTTTGTAAAGTCGGGCGCCCTGCAAACATTTTTCGTACAACCTCCGGTCCCATATTTTATATACCCTGGAAGCGGGCTAAATAAACAAGTGCCGGTGAAAAAATGATTTGCGCGGAATCGGGGGACATGGAGCGGCTATACTCGCGCAAGGCAAGAAGCTGATGACAATGAAGACGAGTGAGGGACCCATTTTAGCATTCTCATGCAGCCGAAATCTATAAATTTACTTAATCGTATTTAAAATATGCAAAATTGTTTCCGGACTGAGAGAAAAGAATTTTGTCGAAAAACGGCGAAAACGGTTAAAATGAAGCGCTTTCATCCAATTTTACGGTTTTTTATTCAATTATTAAGGAAATCTAAAGGTTTTAATAGAATTTACGAACAATTTGTCGTATTATTAAACGTATCTGAAATCATAGTCTGTGATTGAGAGGTAATTTCTATGAACGTTCGTTCTTTTCAGTTGTCGGATTACCGCCCTGTTACGGAACTCCTTCAATCGGTTTTATCGGAGGACTGCTACGAGCAAACGATGGAAGCTTTCGGGCGCCAGCTTTCATGGGACAGCGAGCTTGTGCTGGTCGCATCGGTGGACGGCGTCATTGCCGGCATGATTATCGGTACGATCGACGATAACAAGGGCTACTATTACCGCGTCGCCGTGCATGCGGATTATCAGCGGCAGGGCATCGGCAAGAAGCTGATTCGTTCGCTCCGGCAGCGCTTCGAGCAGCGGAACGTTTCGAGAATTATGATTACGGCGGACGAGCATAACGAACCGATCCTTTCTTTATACGAATCGCTCGGCTACGCGGCTTCAGATTTTTTTCGCTCCTTTCAGAAGCTGAGCATCGTCGCAGGTTAGACAACCGGGGTTTTCCCCGCACAGACAAAACAAACACGACAAGCTTTACATGGACGAGCATATCTGCCCCCGACATTGCTTTTGGCGGACGGATATGCTTTTCTTATAAGTAAGAACTTCTGCGGGAGTACGGAAAGCACATGGACAATTACATTTCTTGCGTGATCAAAAGCTTCAAGCATAACGGCAGGCTGCACCGGATGTGGCTGGAAAACCGGCAAATCCCGAAGGAACGGCTGGCTCCCGGGCATGCGGCCGAATCGATGTTCGTGTTCATTAACCGGCAGACTCCGATTCAGGAGGCGGACGGCAAGCAGTGGACCAGCCGGATACCGGCTGTTTCGTTTTTTATTCCCGGCGAATGGTTCAACGTGGTGGCTCTGCTGGAGGACGGCGGCGTCCGGTATTACTGCAACGTGGCGTCACCGCCGTATTTTCACAACCGGCTGCTGACCTATATCGACTACGACCTGGACGTCATCATCCCGAGCGGCGGGGCGCCGCAAATCGTCGACCGGGACGAATACGAGTTCCATAAAGCAGCGTATCATTATTCGGCCGTGGTGGACCGCAAGGTGATGGCCGGGCTCGAAGCGCTTATGGACCGGATCGGCCGAGGCCGCGCTCCGTTTCAGGACGATCTGGTCATCGCCTATTACGAGGAGTGGCAAAAAAAGACGGGCGAGGTGTGAAGCCGACATGGCCCCCTATTCGGATTCCCGGCACGAAACGGAAGCGCCGTCCGGGCTGCCCGGCAGGCGAAAGCAGGCCGGACCGAACGGAAGCGGGAAGGCGGGCAATTCGGGCGGAGGCCGGCCGCGCGTGTGGACCGCGGAGCTCCGGGACTGGGTCCGCACGCTTGCGGTCGCTGCGCTTTTTGTCCTGCTGCTGCATACATTCGTCTTTAATCTCTCGACGGTAGACGGCCACTCGATGGAGCCGACGCTGTCGGACAAAATGTGGCTGTTCGTCGATAAATTCGCGTACCGGTTCGGCCCGCCCGAACGCGGCGACGTCGTGATTTTTCGCGACCCTTCCGACGATGCGGACAAGAAGGAATTTCTCGTTAAACGGATCATCGGGGTGCCGGGCGATACGATCGAAATTCGCAGCGGCCAGCTGTACCGCAACGGCCAACTGGTGGTGGAGCCGTATACGGATACGAAAATCGAGGATTCGGACTTTGGGCCGCTGAAGGTGGTGGAGGGCCGCTTTTTCGTTATGGGCGACAATCGCCATACGCGGGCCAGCAAAGACAGCCGTGCGTTCGGGTCGGTGCCGCGAGGTCTGATTCAGGGACGGGCCGACTTCATCTTATGGCCGATCGTCGGCATCCACATGTTGTAGCGACCGGAGGTGAACTTGTTTGACCAAGGAAGTGACGATCTATACCGACGGCGCCTGCTCCGGCAACCCGGGTCCGGGGGGCTGGGGCGCGGTGCTTTTTTACGGAGAACACAAAAAAGAAATATCGGGCGGTGAACGGGCTACGACCAACAACCGGATGGAGATCCGGGCCGTTATCGAAGCGCTCGGCATGCTGAAGGAACCGTGCAGCGTGAAGGTGTACAGTGATTCCGCCTATGTCGTCAACTGCTTCCAGCAAAACTGGATTCGCGGCTGGCTGAAGAACGGTTGGCGCAATAGCAAGGGCCAGCCGGTTGAAAATCAGGATTTGTGGCAGTCGCTGTGGGCGCTGATGCAGAAGCATCAGGTGAGCTATGTGAAGGTGAAGGGGCACAGCGACAACGAGTGGAACAACCGGTGCGACGAGCTGGCGCGCGAAGCAATCCGGCAGTTGTAACGGGCGGATATTGCAGCCGGGAGCGGCGAAACCTACGAACAGAAGGCGACAGGAGGCGATGGTTATGGCCGGAGCGGAGACATTCTGGGATCAGTTGAAAACGAAAATGAAAGCTGCCGCTCCGGAACTCGGCATCGATAAAATCGGGGTCGCTTCGGCCGCCCCGTTTACCGAGCTGAAGCAGCGGCTGCTTCGGCATCGCGAGCTCGGCCGCGAATCCGGGTTCGAAGAGCCGGATCTCGACAAGCGGACGGAGCCTGCGCTGCTGTTCGACGATCCGCAGTCGATCGTTGCCATCGCGGTCGCTTACCCGTCCAAGCTGCAGGATGCGCCGAAATCCGCGCCGGGCGCGCGGCGCGGCATCATCTCGCGCTCGGCCTGGGGCGAGGATTATCATTCGGTGCTGCGCGACCGGCTTCGGCGGCTCGAAGCGTGGCTTCACGAACGCGTGCCGCATGTTCGCGCGGAGAGCATGGTCGATACCGGCGCGCTGTCGGACCGCGCGGTGGCCGAGCGGGCCGGCATCGGCTGGAGCGGCAGCAACTGTGCGATCATTACGCCGGAATGGGGCTCGTGGGTTTATCTCGGCGAAATGATCACCAATCTGCCGCTGCCGCCGGACAAGCCCGTCACCGAGAGCTGCGGCGAATGCACCGCATGCATCGACGCTTGTCCGACCGGTGCCCTCGTCGGGCCGGGAGAGCTCGATGCGAAGCGCTGCATTTCGTTCATTACGCAGACGAAAGGCATCGTCCCGGATGAAATGATGCGCAAAATCGGCAACCGCCTGTACGGCTGCGATACGTGCCAGGTTGTATGCCCGGAGAACAAGGGGCGCAACTGGACGCACCAGCCGGAGCTTGCGCCGGACCCCGAGAAGGTGAAGCCGCTGCTCGTTCCGCTTCTAGCGATGAGCAACCGCGAGTTCAAGGAAACGTACGGCCGGAGCGCTTCCGCCTGGCGCGGGAAAAAGCCGATTCAGCGCAATGCGGTCATCGCGCTCGGCAACTTCAAGGACCGGAGCGCCGTTCCGGCGCTCGCCGCCGTTCTGGCGGAGGACCCGCGCTTCGAGCTGCGCGCGACGGCGGCCTGGTCGCTCGGCCGGGTCGGGGGCGCGGAAGCCGCCGAAGCGCTGGATCGGGCGCTTGCGGACGAGCGGGACGAGACGGTTCGGCAGGCCATCCGGCGTGCGCGGAAGGCGCTTGCCGAAGCAGAGCTTGAGCCCGGCGCGGAGGCGAATGCCGGGATGACAGGCCCGGAACAAGCGGACCGGGCGGAGGATCGGCCGCTGTAAGGTGGCCGATGCCCCGGCACGGCTAAGACGGCTGAACAGCCGGCCGCGCGCATCGCCGGGAGGCGGCGGCAGTGAATCGCCCGCGCTCCGCATCGCGTGGCTGCAGCCCGTGCTAACATGGCGTTCTCGGCCGGTGGGCGGGCTGTCTTTTCGCGCCGTCTACGGGGGTTTGACGGGCAGGCTCGGGGCGGGCGAACAGCCGTCTGTCCGGAGGACCTTCCTGCATTGCGCAGGGGTGCCGTCCATGCTATGATAGGTTGCAAGTTGCGAATATTTCTAAACTTAAGGGTGCGGTGAACGAGAAGATGTGGACGGTTATTATTTCGATCATAACGCTTATAGTCGGCGGAGTTGCGGGATTTTTCATCGGCGTCTATTATTTGCGCAAGCAGCTGGAAAAGATGCAGAACGATCCCGAAATGCTGCAAAAGATGGCGAAGCAGATGGGCTACAATATGAACAAACAGCAGCTGCAGAAAGCGCAGAGCATGATGAAAAATCAGCAGCGGTCCGGAGGAAGGCGCAAATAACGTGCGCCTGGGCCGCCTTCCGGAGGGAGGCCGTCACACATGGCGGGCAAGAAGGATTACGTCAATTCGCTGGTTGGCGACAACCGCGAACAGATCGAATACCATATCAAAGAGATTTTGAAGCTCATCGGGGAAGACGTCGAGCGGGAAGGACTGCTTGAAACGCCGGCGCGCGTCACCCGGATGTATGAGGAAATTTTCGCCGGTTACGACGTCGATCCCCGCGACGTGCTCGGCGTCACGTTCGACGAACAGCACGAGGAGCTGGTCATCGTGCGGGATATCGTGTATTACAGCCAATGCGAGCACCATATGGCGCCCTTTTTCGGAAAGGCGCATATCGGTTATATTCCGAGCGGCAAAATCGCCGGACTCAGCAAGCTTGCCCGCCTCGTCGAAGCGATTACGCGCCGCCTGCAGGTGCAGGAGCGGATTACGTCGCAGATCGCCGATATTTTGGAGGAAGTGCTGAAGCCGAACGGCGTGATGGTCGTCGTCGAAGGCGAGCATTTGTGCATGTGCTCCCGCGGCGTCAAGAAGCCGGGCAGCAAGACGGTCACCTCGGCCGTCCGCGGCGAATTTCGCAAAAGCTCCGCGCTGCGCTCGGAATTTTTGTCGCTGCTCAAGCAATGACGGAACCGTCCTGACGGTCCGGATGAATAGCATGGACCGCCTGCGTTCCGCCCGCGCATCCGCGGGCGGTTTTTTTTGTGCCCTTTATTTGTGCCGCCGACAGGAAACGATCGTGTGAGTCCTCCGAAATCGTCCGGTGCAAGCAGCGGCTGAACAGGTTGCGCGGCGTACGGAAGAACCTGTCGAAAACGCTTGCATTTTCCGGGGGGCGGGCTTAAGCTGGGAATAAACCGTCGTTTTTGTAGGACTAGTCATTTCAGCGGGAGGGTCCCGCTGAGGAGAAACCATTGCCCGCCGAACGCCTGTCCGCGAATCAGACCGTTTTAGTCGCCGGCGGGTAACGGCCGTGGGCTTGAGGGAGGAGAAAAAAATGAAAATTGCAAGCATTGAGACGTTTACGACCCGGCAGCTGTCGTTCGTGCGCGTGACGGCGGAGGACGGGCAGCAGGGCTTCGGCCAAATGGCGCCCTACCACGCCAACATTTCGGCGCTTGTGCTGCACCAGCAGGTGGCGCCGCACGCGCTCGGCGCTGATTGCGACGAGATCGAGGCGCTCGCCGAGAAAATCGTCCGCGAGGAGCATAAGTTTCCCGGCTCGTACATTTGCCGGGCGGTCGGCGGACTCGATACGGCGCTGTGGGACTTGAAGGGCAAGCGCCTTGGCAAAAGCGTCTGCGAGCTGCTCGGCGGCAAGCCGCAAGCGCTCGATATTTACGGCTCCAGCATGAAGCGCAACATCTCGCCGAAGGACGAAGCGGAGCGGATCGCGCGGCTGAAGGATACGCAGGGTATCCGGGCGTTCAAGATCCGGATCGCGAACAATTTCGGGAACGACGTCGACGTCTACCCCGGACGGTCGGAGGAGGTCGTGCGCGAGGTGCGGAAGGCGATCGGGGACGACACGCAGCTGTTCGTCGACGCGAACAGCGGCCTGACGCCGGGCAAGGCGATCGAGATGGGCGGCATGCTCGCCGAATACGGCGTCTGCCATTTCGAGGAGCCGTGCCCGTATCCGGAGCTGGAATGGACGAAGCAGGTGGCCGACGCGCTCGACATCCCGGTCACCGGAGGCGAGCAGGACACGGACCTGGCGCAGTTCAAGCGCATGATCGACATGCGGGCGGTCGATATCGTCCAGCCGGACATCTGCTATGTCGGGGGCATCAGCCGCGCGATGGAGGTCGCCCGGATGGCGGAGGCGGCGGGCATGCCCTGCATGCCGCATGCGGCTAACTTGTCGATGGTCACGGTGTTTACGATGCATTTGGCGGCAGCGATCCCGAATGCCGGCAAATTCCTGGAATTTTCGATCGAGCCGGATACGTGGACGAAGGACCTGTTCACCGAGCCCTTGGCCGTATCGGACGGCAAAGTCCAATTTCCGCAAGGGCCGGGCTGGGGCGTTACGGTCCGGCCGGAATGGCTGGAGCGGGCGGAGTACCGAATCAGCCGCTTGTAAGACGATGCGGCTTCAAGGCCGCAGCACTTGGGCCTGTAGCAGCGGAAGCCTGTCCGATTTTCGGACAGGCTTCTTTTTGTTCCGCTCGAGGCATGCCCATAGAAAAGGCACTGCTTGCTCTAACAGGCGGATAAGGGGTTATGCCGGCTCCGGCGCCCGAGCGGCGGGCGGAGCGCCGGTTATGGAAAGCAGCCGGCGCAAACGGAACCGGGCTACGCCGTGTGAGCGGTTTTATAAGCGTTGTCGACCTGGGCCAGGAAAACGACCGCGCGCTGGATATATTCTCTCGGATATACTTTGAACAGCAGCTCGTGCTTGCCGCCCTTCACGATCCATTCGCGCGACAGCGGGTTGACTTGGCGCGAGGCGATCTCCTCGGCGGTCGTCAGCGGCGCCGTTCCGTCATCCGTGCCGTGCATAACATAGACCGGAAACGGATAGGCGTTCTCTTCGACCTGCTTCGCCGGAATATAGTTGAATCCGGTTCCCGTCCAAAACGGCAGCATCCACTGAATGAGCGGCAGCGACGGAAAGCGCGGAAGGTCCAAGTACTGCCGGATATTGGCGTACAGCGCGTCAGGACTCGGCAGGAACAGGCTGTCGAGCAGCAGCGCGTCGATTTGGTCGGTCTGCAGCGCCGCCTGCAGCGCGGTTCCGGCTCCCATGGAAAATCCCCAGACGATCAGCTGGTCCGTTCCGTGCGTTTTCGCATAATGAATCGCGGCCAGCAGCTCCTGCGATTCCTCATAGCCGCCGGTCGCCGGCGAAGGGTCGGCATGCGAGGCATAGCCGTAATCGAACATCAGGACGTTATAGTGCAGCCGGTGCAGCAGCCCCGCCAGATCGTACATCGGCACCCAGCTTTCCTCGCGGTTCGCCCCGTAGCCGTGGCTGAAAATAATGGTGCGTTTCGAAGACGCGGCACCGGCATCGGCGGAGGCCGCCGGAATGTACCAGCCGTGAACGGTCGTCCGCCCGCTGGCGCTGGGAAAA
This genomic window from Paenibacillus humicola contains:
- the rnhA gene encoding ribonuclease HI, translating into MTKEVTIYTDGACSGNPGPGGWGAVLFYGEHKKEISGGERATTNNRMEIRAVIEALGMLKEPCSVKVYSDSAYVVNCFQQNWIRGWLKNGWRNSKGQPVENQDLWQSLWALMQKHQVSYVKVKGHSDNEWNNRCDELAREAIRQL
- a CDS encoding YneF family protein, producing MWTVIISIITLIVGGVAGFFIGVYYLRKQLEKMQNDPEMLQKMAKQMGYNMNKQQLQKAQSMMKNQQRSGGRRK
- the lepB gene encoding signal peptidase I, producing the protein MAPYSDSRHETEAPSGLPGRRKQAGPNGSGKAGNSGGGRPRVWTAELRDWVRTLAVAALFVLLLHTFVFNLSTVDGHSMEPTLSDKMWLFVDKFAYRFGPPERGDVVIFRDPSDDADKKEFLVKRIIGVPGDTIEIRSGQLYRNGQLVVEPYTDTKIEDSDFGPLKVVEGRFFVMGDNRHTRASKDSRAFGSVPRGLIQGRADFILWPIVGIHML
- a CDS encoding ribulokinase, which codes for MSKYAIGVDYGTESGRAVLVRLADGEEIADHVTPYRHGVIDEKLPDTGLKLEYDWALQHPNDYMEVLEQSVPAVVRASGIDPADIIGFGIDFTACTMLPIDEEGRPLCFLPAYKANPHSWVKLWKHHAAQDEANEINRIAAERGEAFLARYGGKISSEWMIAKGWQILNEAPEIYEAADKFVEATDWVIGQLTGNIVRNSCTAGYKAIWHKRDGYPGKPFFKALDPRLEQLTETKLRGDVQPLGTKAGGLTPEMAARIGLAPGTAVAVGNVDAHAAVPAVGVVTPGKLVMAMGTSICHMLLGTAEKEVEGMCGVVEDGIIPGYFGYEAGQSAVGDIFAWFVDEAVPAYVAEAAKTEGVGVHDWLERKASELKPGESGVLALDWWNGNRSVLVDTDLTGVFVGLTLLTKPQDMYRALLEATAFGTRKIVEAFQGSGVEVNELYACGGLPQKNRLLMQIYADVTNREIKIAASKQTPALGAAMFGAVAAGSAKGGYDNIVEAAARMGRVREETFKPIPANVAVYDRLYAEYNALHDYFGRGANDVMKRLKAIKEAASTRE
- the queG gene encoding tRNA epoxyqueuosine(34) reductase QueG translates to MVMAGAETFWDQLKTKMKAAAPELGIDKIGVASAAPFTELKQRLLRHRELGRESGFEEPDLDKRTEPALLFDDPQSIVAIAVAYPSKLQDAPKSAPGARRGIISRSAWGEDYHSVLRDRLRRLEAWLHERVPHVRAESMVDTGALSDRAVAERAGIGWSGSNCAIITPEWGSWVYLGEMITNLPLPPDKPVTESCGECTACIDACPTGALVGPGELDAKRCISFITQTKGIVPDEMMRKIGNRLYGCDTCQVVCPENKGRNWTHQPELAPDPEKVKPLLVPLLAMSNREFKETYGRSASAWRGKKPIQRNAVIALGNFKDRSAVPALAAVLAEDPRFELRATAAWSLGRVGGAEAAEALDRALADERDETVRQAIRRARKALAEAELEPGAEANAGMTGPEQADRAEDRPL
- the folE gene encoding GTP cyclohydrolase I FolE → MAGKKDYVNSLVGDNREQIEYHIKEILKLIGEDVEREGLLETPARVTRMYEEIFAGYDVDPRDVLGVTFDEQHEELVIVRDIVYYSQCEHHMAPFFGKAHIGYIPSGKIAGLSKLARLVEAITRRLQVQERITSQIADILEEVLKPNGVMVVVEGEHLCMCSRGVKKPGSKTVTSAVRGEFRKSSALRSEFLSLLKQ
- a CDS encoding GNAT family N-acetyltransferase, encoding MNVRSFQLSDYRPVTELLQSVLSEDCYEQTMEAFGRQLSWDSELVLVASVDGVIAGMIIGTIDDNKGYYYRVAVHADYQRQGIGKKLIRSLRQRFEQRNVSRIMITADEHNEPILSLYESLGYAASDFFRSFQKLSIVAG
- a CDS encoding GntR family transcriptional regulator: MKERLQPKYRQLKEEIVSWIAAARFKPHDKLPSENEIASRFGMSRQTVRQALGDLEAEGWLYRTQGKGTFVAETAEGGRAGSSALTVGLVTTYISDYIFPTIVRGVESALRLQGARLVLASTDNEKAKERECLESMLRQQLGGLIVEPTKSAEGNPNLDLFLALEARKTPFVMLNERYSDLDVPCLKVDDELGGFRAAEHLAKLGHRRIAGLFKTDDFQGVYRMRGFLRCLRERQLALAPGFLVRYTTEEKTSKPELALAALLDLEPGDRPTAIVCYNDELAVRLLDVVRRKGLAVPAELSVVGFDNASLATATEVKLTTFEHPKTAMGEDAVALLTELVNRRGGGRQPEDIVYEPKLIERESAGPAPVSGAK
- a CDS encoding superoxide dismutase gives rise to the protein MAHQLPALPYPNNALEPHIDAQTMEIHHDRHHNTYVTNLNAALESAPELQSKSVEDLIADLNAVPESIRTAVRNNGGGHANHSLFWQTIAPNAGGAPSGALADAIANELGGFDKFKEDFAKAAATRFGSGWAWLALGKDGKLKVYSLPNQDSPIMEGDTPLLGLDVWEHAYYLKYQNKRPDYIAAFWNVVNWAEVGKRYDAAK
- a CDS encoding DUF402 domain-containing protein translates to MDNYISCVIKSFKHNGRLHRMWLENRQIPKERLAPGHAAESMFVFINRQTPIQEADGKQWTSRIPAVSFFIPGEWFNVVALLEDGGVRYYCNVASPPYFHNRLLTYIDYDLDVIIPSGGAPQIVDRDEYEFHKAAYHYSAVVDRKVMAGLEALMDRIGRGRAPFQDDLVIAYYEEWQKKTGEV
- the araD gene encoding L-ribulose-5-phosphate 4-epimerase; this encodes MLEALKEAVWEANMDLPKYGLVTFTWGNVSGVDRERGLMAIKPSGVPYEELRPEHIVIVDLEGTVVEGSLRPSSDTPTHAALYRAFDGIGGIVHTHSPWATSWAQAGRGIPALGTTHGDYFYGEIPCTRPMTEQEITGEYELETGNVIIETFVKGGIDPLQVPAALVFSHAPFVWGKDAHNAVHNAVVVEEVAKMGLQTFMLNPNAQPMDQNLLDRHYLRKHGKNAYYGQK